In the Girardinichthys multiradiatus isolate DD_20200921_A chromosome 4, DD_fGirMul_XY1, whole genome shotgun sequence genome, one interval contains:
- the LOC124866711 gene encoding uncharacterized protein LOC124866711 isoform X3, with amino-acid sequence MVHSSENFQNDSPPSSFSLGLILPELHHSALMCLVCNSSMRWYCKCCSFSSPKQHTLITHYKLKHCNQARNCSLPCVYGDCVCSFRPALFTERQIVKEFTRLMSVDLYSFYEGLDGNLQKLLLLYRSRRFDGNKEMMALLDSIDRDPSNQRKRTAVLLGLPCCMKEKPFPLLKMCELGKSLCSQDDPFLF; translated from the exons ATGGTACACTCGTCAGAAAATTTTCAGAATGATTCGCCGCCATCTTCTTTCTCGCTGGGTCTCATCCTTCCAGA GTTGCACCACTCTGCTTTGATGTGTCTGGTGTGTAACTCTTCAATGAGATGGTACTGCAAGTGCTGTAGTTTCTCCTCACCAAAACAGCACACACTAATCACCCATTACAAACTGAAGCATTGTAATCAGGCAAGGAATTGTTCTCTTCCCTGTGTCTATGGGGACTGTGTGTGTTCCTTCAGGCCTGCCCTTTTTACTGAAAGACAG ATTGTCAAGGAATTCACCCGTTTGATGTCAGTGGACCTCTATTCATTCTATGAAGGACTAGATGGAAATCTCCAGAAACTGCTTCTGCTGTATAGGTCAAGGCGTTTTGATGGAAACAAGGAAATGATGGCCTTGCTGGACAGTATTGACAGGGAT CCATCAAACCAAAGAAAAAGAACAGCGGTGTTGCTGGGTCTACCATGTTGCATGAAAGAGAAACCTTTCCCGCTCTTAAAGATGTGTGAG
- the LOC124866711 gene encoding uncharacterized protein LOC124866711 isoform X1 — translation MVHSSENFQNDSPPSSFSLGLILPELHHSALMCLVCNSSMRWYCKCCSFSSPKQHTLITHYKLKHCNQARNCSLPCVYGDCVCSFRPALFTERQIVKEFTRLMSVDLYSFYEGLDGNLQKLLLLYRSRRFDGNKEMMALLDSIDRDPSNQRKRTAVLLGLPCCMKEKPFPLLKMCEPTDCEDDLIKGMLVGILLVLEDVSEPLPSSYQDVAIVLEANIVIRHLCDLPSAFMTLMGLMYVLNLNYPKDLKYTFEVIQRLFLGIGSDSCSARVHSLKNTLFK, via the exons ATGGTACACTCGTCAGAAAATTTTCAGAATGATTCGCCGCCATCTTCTTTCTCGCTGGGTCTCATCCTTCCAGA GTTGCACCACTCTGCTTTGATGTGTCTGGTGTGTAACTCTTCAATGAGATGGTACTGCAAGTGCTGTAGTTTCTCCTCACCAAAACAGCACACACTAATCACCCATTACAAACTGAAGCATTGTAATCAGGCAAGGAATTGTTCTCTTCCCTGTGTCTATGGGGACTGTGTGTGTTCCTTCAGGCCTGCCCTTTTTACTGAAAGACAG ATTGTCAAGGAATTCACCCGTTTGATGTCAGTGGACCTCTATTCATTCTATGAAGGACTAGATGGAAATCTCCAGAAACTGCTTCTGCTGTATAGGTCAAGGCGTTTTGATGGAAACAAGGAAATGATGGCCTTGCTGGACAGTATTGACAGGGAT CCATCAAACCAAAGAAAAAGAACAGCGGTGTTGCTGGGTCTACCATGTTGCATGAAAGAGAAACCTTTCCCGCTCTTAAAGATGTGTGAG CCAACAGACTGTGAAGATGATCTCATCAAGGGAATGCTGGTAGGAATCCTTCTTGTCTTGGAAGATGTGAGTGAACCACTTCCGTCCTCCTACCAGGATGTTGCCATTGTGCTTGAGGCAAACATTGTGATTCGTCACCTATGTGATCTACCCAGCGCTTTTATGACACTGATGGGACTGATGTATGTACTGAACTTGAACTATCCCAAGGACCTAAAATACACTTTTGAAGTAATCCAGCGTCTTTTCTTGGGAATTGGAAGCGACTCGTGCTCTGCTAGGGTCCATTCCTTAAAAAATACCCTTTTCAAATGA
- the LOC124866711 gene encoding uncharacterized protein LOC124866711 isoform X4 encodes MVHSSENFQNDSPPSSFSLGLILPELHHSALMCLVCNSSMRWYCKCCSFSSPKQHTLITHYKLKHCNQARNCSLPCVYGDCVCSFRPALFTERQIVKEFTRLMSVDLYSFYEGLDGNLQKLLLLYRSRRFDGNKEMMALLDSIDRDPSNQRKRTAVLLGLPCCMKEKPFPLLKMCEKTK; translated from the exons ATGGTACACTCGTCAGAAAATTTTCAGAATGATTCGCCGCCATCTTCTTTCTCGCTGGGTCTCATCCTTCCAGA GTTGCACCACTCTGCTTTGATGTGTCTGGTGTGTAACTCTTCAATGAGATGGTACTGCAAGTGCTGTAGTTTCTCCTCACCAAAACAGCACACACTAATCACCCATTACAAACTGAAGCATTGTAATCAGGCAAGGAATTGTTCTCTTCCCTGTGTCTATGGGGACTGTGTGTGTTCCTTCAGGCCTGCCCTTTTTACTGAAAGACAG ATTGTCAAGGAATTCACCCGTTTGATGTCAGTGGACCTCTATTCATTCTATGAAGGACTAGATGGAAATCTCCAGAAACTGCTTCTGCTGTATAGGTCAAGGCGTTTTGATGGAAACAAGGAAATGATGGCCTTGCTGGACAGTATTGACAGGGAT CCATCAAACCAAAGAAAAAGAACAGCGGTGTTGCTGGGTCTACCATGTTGCATGAAAGAGAAACCTTTCCCGCTCTTAAAGATGTGTGAG aaaacaaagtaG
- the LOC124866711 gene encoding uncharacterized protein LOC124866711 isoform X2: MVHSSENFQNDSPPSSFSLGLILPELHHSALMCLVCNSSMRWYCKCCSFSSPKQHTLITHYKLKHCNQARNCSLPCVYGDCVCSFRPALFTERQIVKEFTRLMSVDLYSFYEGLDGNLQKLLLLYRSRRFDGNKEMMALLDSIDRDPSNQRKRTAVLLGLPCCMKEKPFPLLKMCEVQTAQSFLSLDQGDS, encoded by the exons ATGGTACACTCGTCAGAAAATTTTCAGAATGATTCGCCGCCATCTTCTTTCTCGCTGGGTCTCATCCTTCCAGA GTTGCACCACTCTGCTTTGATGTGTCTGGTGTGTAACTCTTCAATGAGATGGTACTGCAAGTGCTGTAGTTTCTCCTCACCAAAACAGCACACACTAATCACCCATTACAAACTGAAGCATTGTAATCAGGCAAGGAATTGTTCTCTTCCCTGTGTCTATGGGGACTGTGTGTGTTCCTTCAGGCCTGCCCTTTTTACTGAAAGACAG ATTGTCAAGGAATTCACCCGTTTGATGTCAGTGGACCTCTATTCATTCTATGAAGGACTAGATGGAAATCTCCAGAAACTGCTTCTGCTGTATAGGTCAAGGCGTTTTGATGGAAACAAGGAAATGATGGCCTTGCTGGACAGTATTGACAGGGAT CCATCAAACCAAAGAAAAAGAACAGCGGTGTTGCTGGGTCTACCATGTTGCATGAAAGAGAAACCTTTCCCGCTCTTAAAGATGTGTGAG